Proteins encoded together in one Coffea arabica cultivar ET-39 chromosome 2c, Coffea Arabica ET-39 HiFi, whole genome shotgun sequence window:
- the LOC113728947 gene encoding protein BPS1, chloroplastic-like produces MVILVEKLGRSLKFHHRLDHNNHPNHDAEEALLASFQAFRSEVSKLLSQIMVEAKPGSEFLSLAWVHRCLEALPMIDKAFAKLVVDVDYPIGKWEAAASEAYLKHSLNVLELLNKISSSLSHLSQARLALAHGLSLIESSPSLALKHLQKIQPNDLGNDFKVEGTKRNEEQFSSRKESIIHEAMMIMISSGLWLFGIMISGLCSDVKPYFLMRKSAHNLHDPSLESLDSLLSEEIRQKSMLKEIKEVNEAAAELATKIEHRKGDAAAEILGRRLEVLEKMLQKIGKQTDCLFSEVLVARNKLLDTIRLKK; encoded by the coding sequence ATGGTAATCTTGGTAGAAAAGCTAGGTCGTTCCCTCAAGTTTCATCACAGACTGGATCATAACAATCACCCCAACCATGATGCTGAAGAAGCCTTATTGGCTTCTTTTCAGGCTTTTCGATCCGAGGTATCGAAGTTATTAAGCCAAATTATGGTAGAAGCCAAGCCTGGATCAGAGTTCTTGTCTTTGGCCTGGGTTCATAGGTGCCTCGAGGCGTTACCGATGATCGACAAGGCTTTTGCTAAGCTAGTGGTGGATGTAGATTACCCCATCGGCAAGTGGGAAGCTGCTGCATCTGAAGCATATCTTAAGCACAGCTTGAATGTGCTGGAGTTGCTCAATAAAATAAGCTCCTCACTTTCACATTTAAGCCAGGCTAGGCTAGCGTTGGCCCATGGTTTAAGCCTGATCGAAAGTTCGCCTTCTTTGGCTTTGAAGCATCTTCAGAAAATCCAGCCTAATGACCTGGGAAATGATTTCAAAGTGGAGGGTACCAAAAGGAATGAAGAACAGTTCAGTTCTCGCAAGGAATCGATAATTCATGAAGCTATGATGATCATGATAAGCTCTGGATTGTGGCTGTTTGGAATTATGATATCAGGCCTGTGCAGTGATGTTAAGCCGTATTTTCTCATGAGAAAATCAGCTCATAACTTGCATGATCCATCATTGGAAAGCCTGGACTCCTTGCTTAGTGAAGAGATCAGACAGAAGAGTATgttgaaagaaattaaagaggTTAACGAGGCAGCAGCTGAGCTAGCTACAAAGATAGAACATAGAAAAGGAGATGCAGCTGCAGAAATATTAGGTAGAAGATTGGAGGTTCTTGAGAAGATGCTTCAGAAAATTGGGAAGCAGACGGATTGCCTGTTCTCTGAAGTTCTAGTGGCAAGGAATAAATTGCTCGACACTATTCGACTCAAGAAATGA